The Rhinolophus ferrumequinum isolate MPI-CBG mRhiFer1 chromosome 21, mRhiFer1_v1.p, whole genome shotgun sequence region CAATGAGCATTCACCAAACGCTGTATTCTTCCCTGGCCTGCTAGAATTCTGACAGCATTTCTGTTTCCAAGAACACACCTGCTTACTTTTCACTGTGTTCAACTTCTTCAGAATCCCACTTCCTTTCATCTGGGTAGAACGTTCTACTGCAAACCTGCAGGGAGCGCTGTGCCTACACACGGGCACAAACAGCCCTGCTTTCAACAAAGGTCAGTTAGTCCCACTTCTGAGCGTCTCCCCAAGCTCTCCAGCCAGCTCCGAAAGCACACCTCAATCACCCACAGGAACTGGAAGAAACCTCCGGGGATCATTCTGGGTGACTGAATCTCTTCATCTGCCCACTGCCTCCCCCAGCAGATGCACACAACCTTCCACCCACTTAACATTCTCCGTCACCTGGTCCAGAGGCGACACCAGAGCCTCCCCTGCAGACCCCGCCTTCTAGAACCGcctttctgggctctattctgacTCCAGGTTTCTATTTTTGGGTCTCTGTTGAAAGCCTTATTctcttctgtgtctgtctctaGATTTTCTGCTCCCATTTTCAGCTTAATTCCATCACTAGCCTTGACTATCATGGGACCTCAAAAGATCACATAGGAATGGAAATAACAGCACTGGCCACCCCGTCCCAACATGGCTCACACATTCCAAAGACGACAAGTTCCACATAGCAAATGACTCAGAAAGGGGTGGAAAGGGAGTCAGGAGTCCACCTTTGTAGCTCGGGTCTTGAATCAGGAGAGACTGGGTCAATCACCAAGCCTGTGTTAAGCACCCACAGAAAATGAAGTACGTGCACGCTGAGTACTGGAGAGGCTCCCGAAAAAGGACAAAACTCGGATCGCACGCTCAAGGAGGGTATGCTGTTCTGGTGTGACACAAGACACATAACCAGAGCAGAAACAAGACAGTGTGTAGTTGTAAGTGCTACTTTGGTACAGAAACGAATCTAAAAACAAACCCATCACTTCTCTTTCCTGACTTCCCTATTTCTATAAAAGGTGCCACCATTCAAAAGCTCCTTGCCCAAGCACTGGTTCGTTCACTTGGTACAGTTCATACCGCTCAATTATAAGAACTGTGAAGGTGAACAGAGAACAAGACTGGAAGGAATCTTAACACGGCCCCAAATGTCACTCTAGTAGGAAAGAGTTAAAGGCCAATCTCAGCtctacagatgctccttgacttacgaTGGAGTTACGTACGGATAAACCCAGAAGTTGAAACTATTGTTAAGTcgaaaatacatttaatacacctaacctactaCCATCATAACTTAGCCTAcgttaaacatgctcagaacacaatATCCACAAAAATACTGGCAACACACTACACTGTAGAGTATCAGTTGTCTACTCTCATGATCACGTGGCTGGCTGGGAGCGCTGCTTGCTGGCGCTGCCCAGCTCGTGAGAGTATCCTACTGCACACAGctagcctgggaaaagatcaaaattcaaaatttgaagtacagtttTACTGAAAGCACCACCGTGAAGTCGAAAAATTGTGTTGAACCATGGTAAGTCGGGGACTGTCTATGTAGTCTCCACAGATACCATTCCATTCCCCTTCACCAGCTCCACTCTTCCTCAAAAACAGGTCCCTCtcctatttcaaaatattaatataactcTAAACCTAGCCTATCAAACTCAGCTTAGGTCACTTAAATGACTCTAATGTCCCCACTAATATCTGTGACTCAAAGCAATTCCAGTGTGGTTATATCTGGTTGGGGGCTCTGGGCAAGTGGTTTAATTAGTCAGGATGTCTTCTTTTTGTGAAATCTGCTTCACTAGCATACTTGATAAATGAATGTCTTTGCAGCACCTTGAGCTCCTTGGAGAACAGTTCCATATACAGATATAAGGCTTCGTGACATGCCTGCAACGGAAGAGTCTGCAAATGTAACCTAGGATCAACTGCCTGAAGGGAGTTTCATATTAAGGAAGGTCAGGCAATTGGAAGAAACAGCCATCACCTCCAAGAACCTGGAGGCTCTAGTAAATAAGATCTCTGCAAAAGGTAGTACCTAGGGATCCTACCTGCCTCATCAGCTTGTCTAATTTCTATCCTCAGTTAGAGGCCTCCTCTAGCCCACAGGAAAGTTAACTAAGTATTAACCCTTCAGCAAAGTCCTACCAGCTAACAAGGTTAACCCATATTTCCTTCCTAGCTATATGAATTAGCAATTACAACAATAGGCCACTATAACCACCTATAGGATCAGGCTGGGCTCCTGAGCTTTGTTTCAGAGTAGGTTACCAACAAATGACTCGTTAATATGTTCGTGTGTGTGTAGGAGGCAGCATATATTTCACCATGCTTTGGTCACTGCAGAAAAAAGGTAAAGCTCTGTTATCTTTCTTTGGATTATTCTCACTGCAAGCATTCTGCCTACGCGAAGCGGTCTTTCCTCCTCGAATATATGGTCTCAATTCTGAGGCCGTGCGTGTATGCTCAGCGGCACCCACCGCTCCCGGAGTTTCAGCCCAAATCCAGAGCATCTCCCTTTCTCAGGGACTGAGCCGCCCGCGGGTCCAACCACAGTCGCCCCAAAGCACCGAAAGCTTGTCAGCCGGAAGCACTTGGCTGTCATTTTCCCGGAGCCCGCGAGGCCGGGACAGGACCCGAGCTCACACCGACGCgcgtgggagagggaggaggcgCCGCAGTACCGGCAGCAGGTGCGGGGCGGGGGCCAGGCACCGGGCTGGAGAAGGGGCGTGATCACGCAATGCTCGCGGTGACGGCGAGCCAAGGCGCAGGCTGTCAGGGGGCGGTGTCGCCGCCGTGGGGCCCGGGGAGGGAGTAGGGGTGCGGAAAGGGGCAGTTCGGTAGTTCAAGGACAGGCAGAAGCGGCCGCGAATACTCACTCAGCCAGGACTCCAGGCTCTCCCCTTCCGTCTCCGCCATATTGCAGCCGCCCGGGCCGGCCCCGCGGCCTCAAACCTCGCGATAATCTGCAAGAGACGAGCGGGGCGGGGCCTGCATGGGGGCCTGAGAGGCGCGAGCGCGGCCACTGAAGGTCGCGCCAGACTGCGACGGATAATAGGAGGGCGAGTGTTTCCTTTTGACTCTTCCCTTTGGACCTCGGAATGAGAGAACGTTAACGCCCAAATTAATGGGGTGATGCGCAGATTTAGGACCCTGTCGAGCCTTTTCTCCGTCTTTCGTCACTCGCTCAGGCACGCCGAGGGCAGTTCTTGCGGGGTCCTCGTGGCAAGCCAAGATGGCTGCCCCCGCAGTGAAGGCTGTGCGACGGTGGTCTGGCCTAACGCTGGGCCTGCGGAGTGTTGTCCTGAGGCTTCCAGGGTGAGAAGGTGGCGGGCAGCTGGGGGTCGCTTGGGTCTTCACGGAGAGACCTGCAGGGAAGCAAAGGAGCCACAGGCAGACTGCGCGGGGCGCGGGAGATTGCCTGGGGTATCTGATTCCAAGCCTCTTAACTAGCTGCGTGACTTTGGGCCAATCTGAAGGCTTAGTGATTGTCCCCTGCCCGAGGGTGTTCTAACTCGGAACTGAAAGTGCGGTCTTGCTAAAAAAGCTCAGAGCTGAGGTTTTCTGtgttgggaggtggggagagagatgCATAGGCGGGGTGCCTACCCCGAACTTCAAGAGCCTGCCCTGACCGTTTGCACTTGACTAGGAGACTTCTGGCCTGTTTGGGGGAGGCCCTCCTACCTCTTAGGACAACAGCCAGAATTATGCAGTTCAGATTTGGCTTGCGGTGTGCGCGCCGCTCTTGGCAGGTCGGCACACATGCCTATTGTTAAGTCAAGACTTTTCATTTGTGGAGTCAGCTTTACCcgcctcttctctttctctctccctgccccccaccctcccagggtAACTCAGGTGAGGTGGAGCCGCTATGGTCCTGAATACAGGGACCCCCAGGTTGACAAGGAATATTATCGCAAGCCCTTGGCCGAGCTGACTGAGGAGGAGAAGTATGATCGGGAGCTCAGGAAGACTCAGCACATCAAAGCTGCCCCGGCGATGAAAACAAGCTCTGTGTTTGAAGACCCATTGATCAGgttagatgaaaacaaaacacttttgtCCTACGGGGACAATACCAGGGAGGATCTACAGTAAGGCTTCTGTGACACAGCCTTGGAAAGCTAAACCTGTTGCTTTTCTCCTTGAAGTAAATTCACCAACATGATgatgaaaggaggaaacaaagtaCTGGCCAGGTCCCTCATGACACAGGTAAAGAGTACCTCTCTCCTGTCATCTTTGCCCTGTAGCTTTGTACTTGGCTTTCAGTTAGAAAAGCATAGATTCATATACTtgtcattaaaattaacttcCCTGTGTGTCTGCGTTGGGGTGAGGGCTTTAATGAAATGCTGCAGGAGTCAACAACTGCCGTTCCAGCACCACCCAATCAGAAATCTTAGCCGACTCTTTCTGTCCTAGTCCAGGAAAGAGGGGGGTGCATAAGAACTTAGTCTTAGAAGTGCTGAGGGAGGAGCTTCCCTGCTACAGAAGAGTGGAGTCACGGGAGTAAAGGGCAAGGTACTAGCTCAGTTTTCTAAACCCTGTAGGAAGTCTGGGGCAGCCTCTTCCACTGTATTCCTTTGCAGACTCTGGAAGCTTTGAAAAGGAAGCAGTTTGAGAAGTACCATGCTGCTCCTGCAGAGGAACAGGCAACCATTGAACGAAATCCCTACACCATCTTCCACCAAGCACTGAAAAACTGTGAGCCTGTTATTGGGCTGGTACCCATCCTGAAGGGTGGCCATTTCTACCAGGTGAGTGGTCAGGGCAGGGAGAGCTGGGCCAAGACTGATAGCTTTCCAGGGACCAGGAACTGTCAGGATCTGATCATTTGAGTCCCATAGTATAAAAATCACATGCAGAAAATGGGAGAGAGTAAAATCGTATCCAAGTGATCTCTTCTGGAACCCACCCACTTCTGTCCAGCATCTGTGTTCTAATCTGTAAGCTTCTCATGGTGAAGGACTAAGTTTCTACGTCATCTTTGCACACCAATGTCTAGTGTAGTGCTTGACCTGCTTCATTACCATTTGTTGAACTGAACTAGATGCCTCCATTATAGCACTTAATATATTTCATTGTCAAAAGTGGGTATCTCATCTACTCCTTTTCCAATGTAAACTTCATAAAGCTAGAGACTTTCTCATTGATGTCCATGTCCCTAGGGTGTGACAtgatacctggcacatagtgggggCCTGGCAAATGATTCTTGGACAGAAGGGTGTTGTTTTTTGGCACCCATCATCTGAGTTGGCTAAGTCACCATCTGATGGGGCTTTTCCCAATTGGTGCTCGTATCAACTTAGCTGAGCTTCCATTTACAGGTGAAAGAGGTCAGTGCTTAGTGAACATTTGCTCAATGAATGCCTCTTATGTCTGCTACACGGAGGTCACCCAGGGAAgctcaaagaagaaaagacaggCCCCTCTCAGGAGCCTTGTTAGGGCTGGCTGGGAGGGAACCTGTGGCCGCTCCTTAAAGCTCATGCAGGAAGGAGGCTGCAGCCCTGGCCAGTTTTTGGACCAGCTTGCTCCTGTCCTATCTTGGCAGGTCCCTGTGCCGCTAGCCGACCGGCGGCGTCGCTTCCTGGCCATGAAGTGGATGATTACTGAGTGCAGGGAGAAGAAGCACCGGCGGGTGCTGATGCCAGAGAAGCTGTCACACGAGCTGCTGCAGGCTTTTCAGAACCAGGGCCCTGTGATCAAGAGGAAGCATGACATGCATAAGATGGCTGAGGCCAACCGAGCCCTGGCCCACTACCGCTGGTGGTAGGGGGAGGACAGGGGCTCCAAGAGCCCATGCTCTGTCGGAGGAAACGATGCGAGCCACTGCTACCTTAAAAAGGCTGGAGTTCTTCTTTAATGGCAGGCAGGTGTCACAGAAAGGTTGGAGCAGGGTGTTCTGCTTGTTAGTCCTCTCTCTGGGCTAGAACTCACTCTCCCGGCTCTGTCTTGCCAAGACAGAACACACTGACTTGAATTTCCCCCAAGAAACTTAGGGCCCATCCAGCCATCTCTTCCCTCCGCTTTGGATGGACGTTTGGGTGGTATGAATGGAAGCAGTTTTAGTATCAGAAAGGTTTATTAGAAAACCCTCACCCTGAACTGGTATTAGCATGTGATGCGGTACTGCCATTCGTTAAAACTGACTGGAGGAAATAGGTTTGTTTCAAAAGTGGTCCttatacaaaatgtataaaaagcaaTTTCTGGTGTGCTGTGTGTTCTGCGCCTCTGCCCCTTGACATTCCCAAGCAACCCACCAGTGGCTatgggtacccattttacggatggggaaactgaggcaccaagctAGCTGTTGCACCAGTGATTTCATAGCGCAGTGCTTGTTAGGAGTTGCCCTTCTGTCAGGCCCAGGTGGAAAGTGATAGTGTGGCCGgactgtggggggcggggggttgtgGTCTTTGTGGTGTCTTCCCCAATCCCtaaaggaggagggaagatgcTCATGGCTGGACTGCCGCATGAGTGGGAAATGTCTCGGGAGCTGTTGGAAGTCTGGAAGGGAAAGTCTCTGGGAGAGGCGCAGACTGCACCCCtgggttgggaggtggggaagaggtCCAATCTGGAGGCCTAGTCAGAGACTTCGCTGTAGTAATACTTGTGGGCAGCGGGGGTCGTCTGCCAGCCGGCTGCCCGGAATTCAATGatctccagcagcagcagctgggccagggagctgagaCCCACTGGGAGCAGGAAGCCATCCCGGATCAGGACAAAGAGCTCATCCATGCGCTGCCTGTTCATCCTCTCCAGCTGCTCCCCAACGCGGTGCAGCTGTAGCACCAGGCAATCCACCTGCAGGGGATAGTGGGAGATGACACCCCTTGCCCAGGCAGGGCCAGCCTCTCAGAGCAGCCATCAGCTAAGCTCTTGCTGCGTGCCAGGCACAATGCTTGGCTCTGGACACACGCTTTCCACTGCATCTTCATACTGCCCAGTGGGTATTAGCCACATCTCAAGTGAAGCAAGCTCTGGGACTCGCCTAAGGTCTTTACATCTGGGCCAGGCTGGACTCAGGCCCTCTCTCCAAACTGCAGCTTCACcccccttttctacctcccccacACTGCCTGACCCTGGCTTGGTTTCTGCCCACTTATCCACAGCTGGTCAGGGCGCTCACCATTCCTGTCACAGGTTGGCTCTCCCACTGGGAAGGAAGCCTCTGAGCCAGTAGGTTTTTGCCGCTCTGCTGTGGATAAATTCCAGACCTAGCAGCTTGTCCTGTTAACTGACAGGCTTTAACTGCCCCCACCAGGCTCCTGCCCCAGGAAGTGATGACCTCGAAAGCCTCCATGCCAGGGccacccacctcctcctccttgctCAGACTGTCCGGCTGGGCCAGCCGGAAGAGGCAGTCATAGACGGGGTTCACCAGGGCCATCATGGGCATGTTGTTCACCTGTGGGGGAGAACGGGCCAGAGCACCGGCTTAGTAGCCTTGGGAGACGGGCTGTCTCTGCCACACAGGATGGCTGCTGGGGCCTCACCCTCAAGTAGTCAAAGATGTTGCAGATAAAGGTGACATAGCAGACCCAGCCCTGCAGGGAGCGGGCTCGCAGCTGCTCCCGAGCTTGATACTCCTGCTGCAGCCGGTTGAGGAGTCCACGCCGGAAGACACTCTGGCCTGCCTGCTTGCTCTCTGCCTATGAACCAGGGAAAGGATGGCGAGTGGCGGGGAGCAGTGCCGTCGCAACCCCAACCTGAGCTTCCATGGCTGAGGACCCTCGTGGCTTACTTCTCTGTCTGCCTTTGGCGGAAGCCCTTTGCATCTCCGCCCTGCTGGCCAGGCTTCTGCCCACTCCTGAAGCTCCTTCCTCAAAGcatctccccctttctctcccaaCCCCACCCGACCCGGATGATGGCTCAGcgtctcccctcctctcccaacCCCACCCAACCTGGATGATGGCGTAGCACATGCGTCCTGCTTCCTTGCTGAACACACAGTCCTGCAGAGAATGATCCACAATCACATCGGCCACTTTCTCCAAGTTCACGGCACCTGGATCTGCGTAAAGATAGGCAGGCAGTCTCGATCTGCTTAATTATCACATTTGCCTCCGCCCGCTCCTAAGGATTGGAGATGTTTACACAAGAGTGCACCCGTTATATGCTCACGTTCAAAGCGTCCAGAACACACACGGAGAAGTGACCGCACGTAGGAGCTGCTCCAACCATAAGCCTCCCCGTGGCCCACCCAGAGGAAACAGGGGTGGTTACGTGGCTGTCAGAGACTAATCAAAGAATGCTCGTTTTTTAGGACACACATCTCCTAGCACTAGGTTGAGGAAGGAGCACTGAATAACAATGTTTTTGACAGTGGTATCACAGAAGAAAGTTCTCAGTACACACACATGAACCCCTGACATGAGCGGGCCATCCAGGGCCTTCCCACAGGCTTAGCTCGGCGTGTGATGGGCACTGGTAATTGTTGGCTTAGTCAAACTTTGTCCTGAGTGCTGCAGGAAGGCCTTGGTCCAGGACAGGTACTCTGTCTCCTCTTCCAAGCAGAACACTCAACCCTCTGTCCCAAGTCGGGCAGCTCTGCATATTCAAGAGAGTTGGTTGTAGTAACGCAGAACCGGGTCCAATGTAAGGACTTAAGGGACAGGAACTGTGTCCTCTGTGCGCTGCCCTTTCACTGAtacttctacttaaaaaaaagactttatgaCTTTACATTCTGAGAGGTGACTATGATTCACTCCTAAATCCTGGTCGGAATGTAGCTTGTCTTCCAGTTTGCGAGTTACGTCACTGACTCCTCAGAAacggaagggagagggagggctggGTATTCCCAGGCTAAGGCTCAGTCCTCCAGTCCTGTTCCCGGGGGCCCAGACCCAGGCTCACGAGGGCTCCCCATGCTCACCTTTGAGTGCTGTCTTCAGCAGCTGCTGGGTCTCTGCATCAAAAGATTGGATTTTATACTCCTCTCTACCAGGCTCCCCCATGACCATCCAGCCCCAGCAGCTCTTTACTGAGGTGGGACTAGTGACAGcacctggggaggaggagaggtaaAGGGGCATGTCTCAGATGTGGAGACACGTGGGGCTGGGGTTCCAGTCTGCAGACCCTGGGTGGGGCTGGCCAGAGATTGGGACAGGGGCTCCTGGGCTGTCCTTGGCATTTGGTGGTTGGCTGAACACCCAAGCTTGGCTTCTGCTGGAGACTGGGGACCAGCCGGGCACCTGCTGCACAGTTTAGGATCCCCTGTAACTTCTGGGATTACACAAGAGTAAAGAGATGAAGGGTGAAATCTGCCAGTCCCAGTAGTAGGCAGGGTTATTCTCAGCTAATAccaagggtggggtggggtgcgcTGGGCTGGGCGTGTACATAGGTGGATGTTAGATACCGCCCTGCCTGTGGAAGCCGGCCTGGAAGCTGCTGGCCCAGCACAATTCCCGACCAGTGAGAGGGCTGGGGGCTCCAAGCTAAGCACCGCCGTCCCAGCAGGCTTCCAAGCCCCTCTCCTTAACCCTCTCGCTCAGCTTTGGTCCGAGTCCTCAGTCCACAAGACCCACCCTTGGGGTTGGGGCCGGTCTGCGTGAGTGGGAGCAGGAGCCTCCTCTGCGGCCTTAACGGTTGGGAGCCCGAACTCCCCTGTCCTGGCTGGCTTCTCTCAGGGACGGACTGGTTAAACTGGCCTCCCGAGTGGCAGAAACCCGGCCCTGCCCACTCAGGACTCCCAATTCCTGGGCTCCATTCTAGATCCTTCCTCTTAAAGAGGGGAGCGGGATGGAGAGTCCCCCAGAGGTATTCCCCGTTGGAGGCACCTCTCCGAACTCGGTGCCTCCCCCCGGTCAAAGGAGACAACGACCTGAGAGGTCTCCAGACCTGGGCAGCTTCCCTAACCCCGGAACGCCCTCCCCGCGGCGCAGGGCCGGCAGCGAAGGCCGCCGTCCGGTGTCCCGCGGAAGGCAGAGGCGGCGTGAGCGCCGACACCCACCTGCCGGGTCGGCACTGCGCCCGCGTGCCCGGAGGCCGTTCGGCGGGCATGGTGCGCGCGCCCCGCGTCCACGGCGTAGCTGGTGCGACCAGTCGCGCCTCGCCTCAGCTTAGGTCATTTCCTAGAGCGGCGCCAGCGCGCGGCCTGGGGCGGGCCTGGgacggggtgggggcggggcccggggcggggcgggggcggggccgctCCCGGCGGGTCGGAGGCGGAGCCGCCTCTCCAGCGCCACCTGCTGGAGCCCCGGCGGCGCTGCTCTCTTCGCCGGGTCCGCCCCGAGGTTCCTGGCGTGGGGCCGAAGCGGGGCCGAGCGCGAAGTGCGCGACACTGTTCCCCCTGCCCCTGTCGTTTCCTCACCCGATTCGCCCAGGGCCTGTCCGGGACCACAGTGGCTCGTCGGCGCAGGGTTCCTGTGCCGACAACTCCCGGACCTGCTCCTCCGCTCGCAAGAAGCCCTTGGTCTTATGCGGTGCCACCCCTCCCGCCCCACGCCAGGGGCTCAGGTTAAAACCCCGTCAGGAGGAGACTCGGCCGAACCGCGCGGCGTGGGAGGAGCCTGCGGGGGGCGTGGTTCATACCGGGGCGGCTTAAGGGAGCAAGGGGGGAGGGTAGAGAAGATGGCTAGAGGGGTTAGGACTTCACTAGTGATGGCAGCGTGTCCCCCACTCCCACCGCCCAAGGTAGAGAAGGCATGGGGTGTTGTAAGGACTGGATCAAATCCCACTGACTCCCTCTCGTACTCCAAATACACATAATAATGGTAAAGTAAGTTGAAAATCAATGGGCCAACCCAAGAGAAAGGGTCCCAGTTGCCAACTTGCGACCATGAGGTGTTGGAGTAACCCTGAAGGTGAGCTCGCTCCTGGGTCCGTCTTTCTTGGCTAGGGCTGGAGGAGAGGCGCGGGCCCAACAGCCCAGACAGGGTCATCCCTGGGTAGCAGGAGGACATACATTAGGGGCTGCAAAAGAACTGCCTGCTCCCTTCGCTTAGACGAGAAGTGTGAAGGGTGGTTTCCTGGTGCCAAAGTTCTGTTAAAAGAGCCACCAAAGTGGTCACTAGAAAATGGATGAGAACTCTCAGCTTtagcaaaagaaaccaatgagcggagagatgaagaaaataaagtttacttCATAGGaatttcataaaaaatacatTCAAGCAGCTGCCTCCGTGCAGCCCAAGCCTCGGCCTTAAGCTCCAAAAAGCTTGTGAGCGTTGGGAGTGCCCTCCAGCCAGTCTGGACCTTCATAGTCAGCAGCCAAGGGCAGGGAAGCTTCAGGATTCAGGTTCCCAGACGTATCACAAAGCCCCAGGCCAGAGCCAAAATAGTAATGATGAGAGAAGGGCCCAGGGTTTCTGGGCAAAGAGAGCCATGACCCACCAGGCCAGCTCCCAGCCGGTGTCTTCTTCCTAAGTCAGAGCACAGGCTACAGCCAGAGCTCAGAGGTCGAAGTCCTGCGTAGAACTCGCGTGCTCTTCCCCACAGGCCAAGCACCCCTCTGGGCTGGGGACAAGTGGATGGAGAGGGTGGGGGCTGTGTTCTGTAGTTCTTCTTCTCTCATACCCCTAACTGAAGTCCTTGTGCCTATATGGATATCTGTTGTGGGTTCCTGTGCTCTGACAACTGCCCTGGGTACCAACTGCGCCCTCAGCAGGCTGTCTGCCCAACCCCTTCCTTCCGCCACCCCCTTCACGGGGCTGCTTCAGAGCTCAGGCTCTTCTGGGGTTATAAAACAGACACAGTGCCATGCTGAGC contains the following coding sequences:
- the MRPS7 gene encoding 28S ribosomal protein S7, mitochondrial isoform X2, which produces MAAPAVKAVRRWSGLTLGLRSVVLRLPGVTQVRWSRYGPEYRDPQVDKEYYRKPLAELTEEEKYDRELRKTQHIKAAPAMKTSSVFEDPLISKFTNMMMKGGNKVLARSLMTQTLEALKRKQFEKYHAAPAEEQATIERNPYTIFHQALKNCEPVIGLVPILKGGHFYQVPVPLADRRRRFLAMKWMITECREKKHRRVLMPEKLSHELLQAFQNQGPVIKRKHDMHKMAEANRALAHYRWW
- the MIF4GD gene encoding MIF4G domain-containing protein; amino-acid sequence: MVMGEPGREEYKIQSFDAETQQLLKTALKDPGAVNLEKVADVIVDHSLQDCVFSKEAGRMCYAIIQAESKQAGQSVFRRGLLNRLQQEYQAREQLRARSLQGWVCYVTFICNIFDYLRVNNMPMMALVNPVYDCLFRLAQPDSLSKEEEVDCLVLQLHRVGEQLERMNRQRMDELFVLIRDGFLLPVGLSSLAQLLLLEIIEFRAAGWQTTPAAHKYYYSEVSD
- the MRPS7 gene encoding 28S ribosomal protein S7, mitochondrial isoform X1 yields the protein MAAPAVKAVRRWSGLTLGLRSVVLRLPGVTQVRWSRYGPEYRDPQVDKEYYRKPLAELTEEEKYDRELRKTQHIKAAPAMKTSSVFEDPLISKFTNMMMKGGNKVLARSLMTQEVWGSLFHCIPLQTLEALKRKQFEKYHAAPAEEQATIERNPYTIFHQALKNCEPVIGLVPILKGGHFYQVPVPLADRRRRFLAMKWMITECREKKHRRVLMPEKLSHELLQAFQNQGPVIKRKHDMHKMAEANRALAHYRWW